A stretch of bacterium DNA encodes these proteins:
- a CDS encoding DUF429 domain-containing protein, whose protein sequence is MHTVIGIDAATQARNVGLALGRWERGALAIDEALTPSSNAHAIDVVADWCAGPTLVAVDAPLGWPMAMGRALANHRAGDAIEVAAHDVFRRLTDDRVHAIFGKRPLDVGSNLIARTAHSALALLAGVRERTGASIPLAWKPRERARVRTIEVYPAVTLRARGLSDVGYKGKGHAEQEHRAALLDALSEEIDPGPSLRAAARASDHVLDAVLCVLAGADFLAGEGVPPEKADRERVEHEGWIWVRAPEDG, encoded by the coding sequence ATGCACACCGTCATCGGCATCGACGCCGCCACCCAGGCCAGGAACGTCGGTCTCGCCCTCGGCCGTTGGGAGCGGGGCGCCCTCGCGATCGACGAAGCGCTCACGCCCTCGAGCAACGCGCACGCGATCGACGTGGTCGCCGACTGGTGCGCGGGTCCGACGCTCGTTGCCGTCGACGCGCCGCTCGGCTGGCCGATGGCCATGGGGCGCGCGCTCGCGAATCATCGCGCGGGGGACGCGATCGAAGTCGCCGCCCACGACGTGTTCCGTCGCCTGACCGACGATCGGGTCCACGCGATCTTCGGGAAGCGCCCGCTCGACGTCGGCTCGAACCTGATCGCACGGACGGCGCACTCCGCGCTCGCGCTGCTCGCCGGGGTGCGCGAGCGGACCGGTGCGTCGATTCCGCTCGCGTGGAAGCCCAGGGAGCGTGCGCGGGTCCGGACGATCGAGGTCTATCCCGCGGTGACGCTTCGCGCGCGGGGCCTGTCCGACGTCGGGTACAAGGGAAAGGGTCACGCGGAGCAGGAACATCGCGCGGCGCTCCTCGACGCGCTGTCGGAAGAGATCGATCCCGGTCCGTCGCTCCGTGCCGCCGCGCGCGCGAGCGACCACGTGCTGGACGCGGTCCTGTGCGTGCTGGCCGGGGCCGACTTCCTGGCGGGCGAGGGCGTCCCGCCGGAGAAAGCCGATCGCGAGCGCGTCGAGCACGAAGGCTGGATCTGGGTGCGCGCGCCCGAGGACGGCTGA
- a CDS encoding NAD(P)/FAD-dependent oxidoreductase, producing the protein MIHDLITIGGGAAGFFGAITHAEHGGGSTLIVERAARTLGKVKISGGGRCNVTHACFEPREFTKSYPRGAKALLGPLHRFGAEDTIEWFRTRGVELWTQEDGRMFPTTDDSQTVIDCLEEAAGRAGVEVRTRSGIKSIARRPEGFVLETERGETLEARRVLIATGGTRVAAGARLAGQLGHSLEPAVPSLFAFKIDDPRLADLPGIAVVETECRVQGMKLVTQGPLQITHVGVSGPAILRLSAWGARELAATGYRFTLEVNWLPGVDVAAILQGQRERAGRQKMETRSPFPEIPKRLWVRFLDASGVTDGQNWAELTKAQRKALVAQLTRGAFEVAGKNLNKDEFVTCGGVRLDEIDPKTMESRRCPGLYFAGEVTDVDGITGGFNFQNAWTGGYLAGVAAAEAGQGG; encoded by the coding sequence ATGATCCACGACCTCATCACCATCGGTGGCGGCGCCGCCGGCTTCTTCGGCGCGATCACCCACGCCGAGCACGGCGGCGGCTCGACCCTGATCGTCGAGCGCGCGGCGCGGACCCTCGGCAAGGTCAAGATCTCCGGGGGTGGGCGCTGCAACGTCACCCACGCCTGCTTCGAGCCGCGGGAGTTCACGAAGTCCTACCCGCGCGGCGCGAAGGCGCTCCTCGGGCCGCTCCATCGCTTCGGGGCCGAGGACACGATCGAGTGGTTCCGCACGCGCGGGGTCGAGCTGTGGACCCAGGAAGACGGGCGCATGTTCCCGACGACCGACGACTCGCAGACGGTCATCGACTGCCTCGAAGAAGCAGCGGGTCGCGCCGGCGTCGAGGTTCGGACGCGAAGCGGGATCAAGTCGATCGCGCGCCGACCCGAGGGCTTCGTCCTCGAGACCGAGCGCGGCGAGACCCTCGAAGCGCGCCGGGTCCTGATCGCGACCGGCGGGACGCGTGTCGCGGCGGGAGCTCGGCTCGCGGGGCAGCTCGGTCACTCGCTCGAGCCCGCCGTCCCGTCGCTCTTTGCCTTCAAGATCGACGACCCCCGCCTCGCGGACCTGCCCGGGATCGCCGTCGTCGAGACCGAGTGTCGCGTCCAGGGGATGAAGCTCGTCACGCAGGGGCCGCTCCAGATCACGCACGTCGGTGTGAGCGGTCCGGCCATCCTCCGGTTGTCGGCGTGGGGCGCGCGGGAGCTCGCCGCGACCGGCTATCGCTTCACGCTCGAGGTGAACTGGCTGCCGGGGGTCGACGTCGCGGCGATACTGCAGGGCCAGCGCGAGCGTGCCGGTAGACAGAAGATGGAGACGCGCTCGCCCTTTCCGGAGATCCCGAAGCGCCTCTGGGTTCGTTTCCTCGACGCGTCGGGGGTCACCGACGGACAGAACTGGGCGGAGCTCACGAAGGCCCAGCGCAAGGCGCTCGTGGCGCAGCTCACGCGCGGCGCGTTCGAGGTCGCAGGGAAGAACCTGAACAAGGACGAGTTCGTGACCTGCGGCGGCGTCCGGCTCGACGAGATCGACCCGAAGACCATGGAGAGCCGCCGCTGCCCGGGTCTCTACTTCGCCGGCGAAGTCACCGACGTCGACGGGATCACCGGTGGCTTCAATTTCCAGAACGCGTGGACCGGCGGCTATCTCGCGGGCGTCGCGGCCGCGGAGGCGGGCCAGGGCGGATAG
- a CDS encoding TetR/AcrR family transcriptional regulator: MTKPSTRRERRRLEIRTRILEAAEQRFQASGYHSTTVAEICEDADVAYKTFFNHFPSKHDVLNEIEARGLETLVELLARVCDEPATTRDRILRFFGEAANDADAAGPMNRELLAEMIHSAHVRGDESAQIRRVVAEMERLVQIGLDQGDVRTDRPVETLAELIRGSYYVLMISFGNLDDYPIVDRARALGALVADGIVTDGASA; encoded by the coding sequence GTGACGAAGCCCTCCACCCGCCGCGAACGCCGCCGGCTCGAGATCCGGACCCGGATCCTCGAGGCAGCGGAGCAGCGCTTCCAGGCGAGCGGCTACCACTCGACGACCGTCGCCGAGATCTGCGAAGACGCCGACGTCGCGTACAAGACCTTCTTCAATCACTTCCCGTCGAAGCACGACGTCCTGAACGAGATCGAAGCGCGGGGACTCGAGACGCTGGTCGAGCTGCTCGCGCGCGTGTGCGACGAACCGGCGACGACCCGCGACCGGATTCTCCGCTTCTTCGGAGAGGCGGCGAACGACGCCGATGCCGCGGGGCCGATGAACCGCGAGCTGCTCGCCGAGATGATCCACAGCGCCCACGTTCGGGGTGACGAGTCCGCGCAGATCCGGCGCGTGGTCGCCGAGATGGAACGACTCGTCCAGATCGGTCTCGACCAGGGAGATGTTCGCACCGACAGACCGGTCGAGACGCTCGCCGAGTTGATTCGGGGCAGCTACTACGTGCTGATGATCAGCTTCGGCAACCTCGACGACTACCCGATCGTCGACCGCGCGCGCGCCCTCGGCGCGCTGGTCGCCGACGGGATCGTGACCGACGGCGCGTCGGCTTGA